From Aspergillus luchuensis IFO 4308 DNA, chromosome 2, nearly complete sequence:
TGACTCAAAGCCTAAGCCACACTTAGTCAGTCCCGGAAGCGGCGGTGCAATTCAAGTCATGTGCCAGGGCGTCAAGCCACACCTCCCAATCCATGCCAGACATTTTTGCTCCGGAGATCGAGTAGAAGTGCGGCTATTGTCACCGGTGCCCCCAACAACACTCCAATTGAGCGCGGTGTTGCTGATAGTGGTGTCAGGGACGCTGGAAATTTTGCATTGCCTGTTTTGTTGTTTTTAATTCTAAGCATGTTTAAGCAGTAGCTTGCTTGGACTTCCTCACACCACTTAGGGTACCACTTTGCGGTATTGCTTTGACATCTCCGATCACGACCGATTGACATTGAAATCCTTCCGACTTTTTACCTCACCACATACATTACATTCCAATATGCTCCAGACTCGCTTGGCCCTTACGGGCCTTCGTCTTCCGTTTCGAACCTTGTCTACGGCCGTTTCGTCGCGGGCCTATTCGACTGTCGTTCGCGAGCAAGAGAATCCGTCCGCTGACGAGCCTGCAAGTTCGACCTTCGACCCCAGTATCGCCTTCgcccctccacccactcgTGATGACGCCGGTATCCTTCTACGCTCCTACACTCCACGAACTCCCGGTATCAGACATTTGCGCAGACCGATCAATGACCACCTGTGGAAAGGACGCCCGGTGCAGAAGTTGACCTTCCCCAAACGAGGTCAAGCCAAGGGTGGTCGTAACAACTCCGGTAGAGTGACTGTCCGCCATCGCGGTGGTGGCCACAAGCGTCGTATACGAATGGTTGATTTTGCGCGTGACGCTCCCGGTCCGCACGTGGTGGAACGTATCGAACATGACCCTGGTCGGAGTGCTCACATTGCTCTCGTCCGTAGCCAGGAGACCAAGAAACTCAGTTACATCCTGGCTGCGGAGGGCATGCGGGCTGGTGACGTTGTCCACAGTTACATGTCTGGTATCCCGGAGGAACTCTGGAAGAGCATGGGAGGTACTGTAGACCCTGGTGTCCTCGCTGCCAGAACCGCGTGGAGAGGAAACTGCCTGCCGCTGCACATGATGCCTGTTGGTACTCTGGTCTTCAACGTTGGCCTACGCCCTGGTCAGGGAGGCCAGCTCTGCCGTAGTGCCGGTACTTTTGCGACAGTTATCGCCAAGGGTATCGATATTAAGGCGAAGCGTGATCATTCGGACGGCCAAGAAGGCGAGGCCGGGGCCGTTGAGCAAAAGCCTCTCACGCAACGCGAGAGGCAAAGAAAGGAGCGCATTTCTCAACACGTCACCATCCGTCTTCAGAGTGGTGAAGTTCGTCTCATTCATAAGGACTGCTGCGCGACTGTTGGCGTCGCTAGCAACCCTAACCACCAGTACCGCCAGCTTGGTAAGGCTGGTCGCTCCCGTTGGCTCAACATTCGGCCTACTGTTCGTGGTCTCGCCATGAACGCCGCCGAACATCCCCACGGTGGTGGTCGAGGCAAATCGAAGGGTAATGTTGACCCGAAGAGTCCTTGGGGTATGCCGGTATGTATTCTCCCTTCACTATTCCTTCCTTTGCTTCCAGGCCTCATCCGTGCTAatgtcttcttttcttacAGGCGAAATCCGGTTACAAGACCCGTCCCAAGTggaagatcaacaaggctGTGGTTCATCCCAGAGAGCGCAACCAGGGCAAGCGTCGTCGTGGATACCACTAAACGCCGTCGTGGACATGAAATTCTTATTTCTTCGTTGGACCTCCTTACAGCAATCTCACGGTTATATCAAATGTGATTCTATCATCGCTCGGGGTAAAAGCTGGGTAAAGCAGAGCATGGATCTTCGGAATTTCCCCATCTGTCGAAGGTCCTTCTTGTGGGTTTAGATGGTGGGAAGTCTTTTCCTGTTCACCTTGTTGTACTATACTTTATTTTGTCTTGGCTACGATGGGGGATTCCAGCTGTCTATACTCCAGCTCCTTTGCTTTCTATCCGGATTTCCTTCATGTGTTGTTTATGCTCCGGCGTTTCTCTTGTATACTACATGGGTTAGAGTACAATCAATCCTATTACACAGTGCAAATATAGATTATGATCAGCTCCTCTACTTATGAGAGTATTGTATCTGCTGGAGTAGACAGCGACCAGTCCTGGCATGGGATAGGGCGGCATCGGGGCGAACAAGCCGCGGGTCTAGAACTGGCTGAGACCGATAGAATCGAGCCGAAGTCAGTGGAGTAAGATCATCGCATCGCGCTTAAGTAACTCACTACGTTTAACATCGCCTTTACGTCCGCGGGAAAAGCGCTGTAAGCTTTACTCTTTAATTGTCGCGAATTACACTTTGTTAAAATGATGGCTGACTAACAAATTAGGATCCTTGGTTCCGTTACGAGTCCTGTAACGTCCTCGGCCTGACCGACATAAGCTCGACCGTGCACCTATCATCTTTCCCTATAGCCTAACGGCTTTTATGTTTTTTGGCCTTCTCTTTATGCATACCGGTCTTTTTCGCCCGTTCGATGCCTCCAAGTATCGATGATCGAGGTACAGCACCTCTAGCTCGGAAAAGCTGTGCCCACATTGCAGGCCATTCTCGACACACATCAGCTCCCCATCCGCATCGCGCGCCCGGCCATGGCTGATAATGCCAATCGTCTACCAGGGCAGACTCAAGCTTCTCCATCCCAGCCACAGCTGAGTGCAGCGCATGAAGAGGCAGCGCCGATTGCCGCAGAGAATCACAATCCAAACAGCCATTATATTCCCCGCCCTAAGCGTATCGCATGCGTTCTTTGCCGAAGGAGGAAATTAAGATGCGATGGAAAGAGACCCAGTTGCGGGACATGCTCTCGGTTAGGTCATGAATGCATATTCGATGAAGTGCGCAAGAAAAGCGGCCCAAAGCGGGGTTATGTGAAGCAGCTAGAAGCACGTCTGGGTATGTTCATTGTCTGTCATTATTTGACGCTCGATTTCTGATCGGAGGCATGTGAGCGCCGATCTCATCGTCTGCTCCGCTAACACCACGCGTATTATGCTAGCCCAGGTCGAAACTCTACTTAGAAATCAAGGAGCACAAGTACAGCAAAGCCAGGGCAATAGTCCTATTGCTTCAGTGATAACCCATTCGGCTGGCGCGCCCGGTATCTCTCCCCAGGATGGTGTTCATATGCAGTCTCCGGAGGGAGAGGCCGATCCTATCTCTTCGACTCCCACATCGTATCATGCaggagcagcaagcagcgaTAATCCCCAAGGTAGCTTGATAAGCCTGGGGCTGGAAGAACCCCTTCCCACGCAGGAGGTTATTGATGAGCTGCAAGTTTTCCCCATACAATCGAGATCTGTATCCGCCTTCTAATACTATACAGGACTGCgatatatttcaagaagATACATCCTCGACTTCCCATGATTCACCGCCCAAGGTATTTGGCAGCTGCAAGCCTTGCTCCTGCCTCACGGCCTCCTATATGCTTACAGTACATGATTTGGTGCCATGCGGCGTCTGTCACGGACAAGTACTCCAGTCTTCACAGTATTTTCTACGAGCGAGCTCGTAAGTACGCCGAATTGGACGAGTTAGAAGGTCTTGGTGAGCGTGTGGTGTCTATCTCACATTGTCAGACCTGGGTACTCATCGGCACATATGAGTTCAAAATGATGTTTCTTCCTCGAGCGTGGCTGAGTGTTGGAAAAGCTGCCAGATTGGCGACGATGCTAGGTCTATGTGGTATAGATGAAGATGGTCTCAACGTCAAACAGACCTTGCCACCTTCCAAGGACTGGTCtgaaaaagaagagcgaAGGAGAGTATTTTGGATGGCTTTCTGTCTCGATAGATACGCAAGTGTCGGTACTGGATGGCCTGTCTCGTTTGATGAAAGAGATGTCAGTTGCTCCAGCACATGCTTCAATGTCCGGGAATAGTCTTATCTGACTGAGCTCGATAGATCTTCACGAATCTTCCAGCGTCTGAGGAATCATTCATCGATAACAACCCGCAACAGACTGGTCGTCTCGCAGACATACTGATAACCGGGAATATTTCCACAATGTCTACTTTTGCACGAGTCGTGATATTAGCTTGCATGTTTGGGAAGAATGTCGCACATCTGCATCGTCCTGATCCCCAAGATAATGAACATGATCTCACTGGACTGTACTGGCAGCGGCACCGTGCCTTTGATAATCTCCTACTCCACTTTGCGCTCTCCATGCCGAGTCATCTGCGGCTGACAGTCTTGACGACCGACCCGAACATTATATTCTGCAACATGGCTATTCACACAGCAACGATTTGTCTGCATCAAGGGGCAATATTCGTAGCGGAAAAGAACAAAATGCCAGAGCAGATCGCCACCGAGAGTAAGCGACGGTGTATACTAGCTGCCGATCAAATCTCCAACataatgaagatgatcatTCATCTAGATCTGAGTGTTGTCAGTTATATTATGACTTCTAGCTCTCTGAACATGCTAACAGGAAGCAGATGGACCCATTCATGGCGTTTTGTATCTACGTGGCCGCGCGGGTCTTTATCCAATACCTGAAATTTCGCCCCAGTGACTCCGCTGCACGTTCATCTCTACAATTTGCCTTTTCTGCCCTCGATGCCttcaaagaaaaaaatccGCTAGCAGAACCATTCGTCATGCAACTTGAACTTGATATTGGTGGAACTGCCTTTGGAGATGTTCGCGCTTCGAAAACGATGTGTATCGCGTCCCATATACCGGTAAGCATGCTTGCTATAGCCGTGAAGACGATCTGCTGATCAGCGACCACCCTAGACTTGCGCGAACAATACACAAACTGCAAACCAATCAAGAGGCCAGGACGACAATACAACCCCGGATCACGCTCAAAGGACTTCTGGATCCACGCCCACTGAATATGCAAGTCAACAGACTACCACTGAAACGCCACCAGGCCGACCAAGCAAAACAATTCACAGCGGCTCTGTAACATCCAATCATGCAGCACCGACCAGAAATGGCAATAATATTCCAAATTTGGATACGAACATGTCTTCTACATCCAACGGGAACGCCAACACCCACCAGTCAACCAACTCCATACCCTCACACCTAGCTTCCACTCAGAACAACCTCGCCTACTTGGGACCAGCGACATACCCCTCATCCACACAAGTCCCTATACAGCCAGAACTATTCTCCCCCAGTGTCTTCGCTCCGTTCCAATACGGAACCAACACTGTCTTTCCCAACCAGTCAACTCAGCTCGATCCCACGAGATCCGGAAACCCCCTCACTACCGATCCTACATGGAATACCACACAGAATCCTATACCTGACCTAGGCGATGGAGACCTAGTCAATAATTCGTCTAATGGCCCCGAAGCTCTCAGCGATGCTCCGTGGGCATTACTCGCCTCAGGAGGCTGGGAGTCATGGCAAGGGTTGAACTTCATGCCTTGAGCTTCAGCTTGAGCACGACAGAGTATTTGATGATGTGATCTACGATATATAGACTAACGATTAGTGTTGAATATATCATGAGATTTTACCTCTTCAACAAACTTGTCGAGTGTAGCACGTTTACATCTCCTGGACAGCATTCGCGAACCGGGCCAATATATCAAACCAGCACAGCAAAAGGACTCTATACAAGATATGCAATGCCATGCTTAATATCTACCGTAAGCATCGTAAGCTCAAATAAAACATCCGACGCACCGAACGCCAtaacacacacatacacaaaaATGCGAGATAAATATCAAAAAATACCACCATTACAAATTCCCACCCGCAGCCCCTACAATCCTCAATCCACCCGGCCCCGACCCATCCGCAGTAGTAGAATACGCAAGCCAATACCTCGAAGGATGCCACGCGACAGCCGGAATCCCCGAATTGGCATTGCCCCCCGTAGGAACGGTATGAACACTCTCGCCCGTTTCCGCATGGAAGATCTCCAAGCCATTACCGCCACAGCCTACCTCGTCACAAGCACCACAGATGAATCTACCGTCGAAGCTCCAGCTCACGCCGCGCACGGCTCCACCGTTGTTGCTCGAAACAGTGCGCTTGCAGATCCAGTCTGTTGTATCCCATAGCGAGATGAGGGCGTCGCTGCCCCCGACGGCGAGGTAGCGACCTGTGGGTGCTAGGGAGATGGAAAGGCAGGCGGAAGTGTGGGCGTGGAGGGTGTGAAGGACGTCAAAGGACGGGTAAGAGATGATCTTGACGGTGCCTTCGCCGGTTGTGGCGAAGAGGTGGAGgtcgggggaggaaggggtggaGATGTGGTGTGAGAAGGTTGTTGCGTTAgtttggatgggttgggggtgtggtTCTAGAGCTGTGTAGATTGATGGTGTAAAGGTGGGcttttgttgctgttgcgtTGCTGCGGCGTTGGGTGGTCCGTCTGGGTGGatggttggggtggatggggattcGACGGAGATGGGTATGAGGGTATCGTCCTGCAGATATTGGACATTTTGTGAGTTGTGAAGTTCCTGGTGTTGAGCGCATCTGCGTTGTGCTCGTGGGTGTTCGCTCACCTTCCTGCCAACAATCATTACCCTTCCATCAGCAGACCAGGACAGGGTGAATGCCTCGCCTCCGACGTCTAGACGACTGACGCAGGTCTTTGACCGGACATCCCAAACGCGAACGGTTCCATCGGTGGAGCAGCTGGCCAGCTCGGAGTCTCGAACAGGGTTAAACACGACTTTCTCAATGCCAGCAGTATGGCCGCGCAGTTCGGTGGAGTATTTCACTTGCGAGCGCTCAGGGTTCCAGATTCGAAGGGTACGGTCTGCAGAGCCGGTGGCAATGAGTTGGCCGGTAGGGTTCCATGCTATTGTGCGAATTCTAGATTGCTCATCGCCCTCCATCAGTATGCGTTCTGCTTCTCTTTTATGAGAGTAATTTGTCGGATGGGCATTTACGTATGAGAACCAGG
This genomic window contains:
- a CDS encoding WD repeat-containing protein (COG:S;~EggNog:ENOG410PJKX;~InterPro:IPR024977,IPR040132,IPR015943,IPR001680, IPR019775,IPR020472,IPR036322,IPR017986;~PFAM:PF12894,PF00400;~go_function: GO:0005515 - protein binding [Evidence IEA];~go_process: GO:0006406 - mRNA export from nucleus [Evidence IEA]) produces the protein MAPPRRNLLPKDRFGLAFGGLKTQNYHDPAARGPGSHTIRTIAWNPTGQLIATGSADRTLRIWNPERSQVKYSTELRGHTAGIEKVVFNPVRDSELASCSTDGTVRVWDVRSKTCVSRLDVGGEAFTLSWSADGRVMIVGRKVSEHPRAQRRCAQHQELHNSQNVQYLQDDTLIPISVESPSTPTIHPDGPPNAAATQQQQKPTFTPSIYTALEPHPQPIQTNATTFSHHISTPSSPDLHLFATTGEGTVKIISYPSFDVLHTLHAHTSACLSISLAPTGRYLAVGGSDALISLWDTTDWICKRTVSSNNGGAVRGVSWSFDGRFICGACDEVGCGGNGLEIFHAETGESVHTVPTGGNANSGIPAVAWHPSRYWLAYSTTADGSGPGGLRIVGAAGGNL
- a CDS encoding putative C6 transcription factor Prf (COG:K;~EggNog:ENOG410PMB5;~InterPro:IPR036864,IPR007219,IPR001138;~PFAM:PF00172,PF04082;~go_function: GO:0000981 - DNA-binding transcription factor activity, RNA polymerase II-specific [Evidence IEA];~go_function: GO:0003677 - DNA binding [Evidence IEA];~go_function: GO:0008270 - zinc ion binding [Evidence IEA];~go_process: GO:0006351 - transcription, DNA-templated [Evidence IEA];~go_process: GO:0006355 - regulation of transcription, DNA-templated [Evidence IEA]) — translated: MADNANRLPGQTQASPSQPQLSAAHEEAAPIAAENHNPNSHYIPRPKRIACVLCRRRKLRCDGKRPSCGTCSRLGHECIFDEVRKKSGPKRGYVKQLEARLAQVETLLRNQGAQVQQSQGNSPIASVITHSAGAPGISPQDGVHMQSPEGEADPISSTPTSYHAGAASSDNPQGSLISLGLEEPLPTQEVIDELTAIYFKKIHPRLPMIHRPRYLAAASLAPASRPPICLQYMIWCHAASVTDKYSSLHSIFYERARKYAELDELEGLGERVVSISHCQTWVLIGTYEFKMMFLPRAWLSVGKAARLATMLGLCGIDEDGLNVKQTLPPSKDWSEKEERRRVFWMAFCLDRYASVGTGWPVSFDERDIFTNLPASEESFIDNNPQQTGRLADILITGNISTMSTFARVVILACMFGKNVAHLHRPDPQDNEHDLTGLYWQRHRAFDNLLLHFALSMPSHLRLTVLTTDPNIIFCNMAIHTATICLHQGAIFVAEKNKMPEQIATESKRRCILAADQISNIMKMIIHLDLSVMDPFMAFCIYVAARVFIQYLKFRPSDSAARSSLQFAFSALDAFKEKNPLAEPFVMQLELDIGGTAFGDVRASKTMCIASHIPTCANNTQTANQSRGQDDNTTPDHAQRTSGSTPTEYASQQTTTETPPGRPSKTIHSGSVTSNHAAPTRNGNNIPNLDTNMSSTSNGNANTHQSTNSIPSHLASTQNNLAYLGPATYPSSTQVPIQPELFSPSVFAPFQYGTNTVFPNQSTQLDPTRSGNPLTTDPTWNTTQNPIPDLGDGDLVNNSSNGPEALSDAPWALLASGGWESWQGLNFMP
- a CDS encoding mitochondrial 54S ribosomal protein uL2m (BUSCO:EOG09262X31;~COG:J;~EggNog:ENOG410PFKQ;~InterPro:IPR022669,IPR008991,IPR022666,IPR014726, IPR002171,IPR012340,IPR014722;~PFAM:PF03947,PF00181;~go_component: GO:0005840 - ribosome [Evidence IEA];~go_function: GO:0003735 - structural constituent of ribosome [Evidence IEA];~go_process: GO:0006412 - translation [Evidence IEA]) — encoded protein: MLQTRLALTGLRLPFRTLSTAVSSRAYSTVVREQENPSADEPASSTFDPSIAFAPPPTRDDAGILLRSYTPRTPGIRHLRRPINDHLWKGRPVQKLTFPKRGQAKGGRNNSGRVTVRHRGGGHKRRIRMVDFARDAPGPHVVERIEHDPGRSAHIALVRSQETKKLSYILAAEGMRAGDVVHSYMSGIPEELWKSMGGTVDPGVLAARTAWRGNCLPLHMMPVGTLVFNVGLRPGQGGQLCRSAGTFATVIAKGIDIKAKRDHSDGQEGEAGAVEQKPLTQRERQRKERISQHVTIRLQSGEVRLIHKDCCATVGVASNPNHQYRQLGKAGRSRWLNIRPTVRGLAMNAAEHPHGGGRGKSKGNVDPKSPWGMPAKSGYKTRPKWKINKAVVHPRERNQGKRRRGYH